Genomic DNA from Oryza sativa Japonica Group chromosome 5, ASM3414082v1:
ATTGGGTGTAAGGAGAGCAGTTCAACTTAGAAATGAGGCCCTCTTTGAACCTGTCAACAGCAGCGATTCAAAGCTACGCATTCTATCTTCTGTTGCCAGTTCCTTGGAAAATAAAAGTGTTTTCCACATTTGTTTCAACCCAAGGTTTGTGCAGACAAGTGCAAAATTTCAAGTTCCAGTTAATCACTGTTATGCTTGCATGGATAGTTAAAAGTCATAAAACTCCCTTCACAATTATGTAATCCTTTAGGGttgttctttttcttcctttacCTGATCATATATGGTAGTATGGTACATGAAACTTATACAAGAAAATGCCTTTTTAATGTAACTCTGGCATAGCTTGAGTGACTTGAAAGTAATTTCGGGTTTTCTATTCTCCCACAGGAGTGGTGCGTCAGAATTCATTGTACCGTATTGGAGATTATTGAAGAGCCTGAACCATCCATTTTCCATTGGAATGAGGTTCAGAGTTTGCTATGAGAGTGAAGATGCTAATGAGAGGTCTGCACTTTTAAGTCAACCAAATGGTATTAGTCTATCTCAAATCTCATGAAGTTACATTTTTGCTGTGCAGGTCCGCTGGATTAATTTCAGGCATTAGTGAAGTTGACCCCATAAGATGGCCTGGATCAAGATGGAAATGCCTACTGGTATGCATTTGAGATTGAGAATATCATACTTGTTTTCTGACTTGAGAGTTTTAGCTTATTCACTGAGTGCTAAGTTTGAATTTATTATTCGTTTTGAAAGTCAATTGTTTTAAAAAGATTCACTGCTTTTCTGATACTTTGTTCTGCTTTGATTCACTGCTAGCACCTGCTAAGCTCTGTCAAATATTAGACGTTTCAACTCCTGGCAACGTCTGTCAGAAGTAGGGGTGGGCATAAATCTCCCGAAAACCAACCACCGCACTGAACCGAACCAAACCGAAGTATCTTTTTTTGGGTGTTCAGATGATTGTGGTTATTGTTTTGATCTACTTTGGTGGTCGGTCTGTTCTCCGGTTTCCGCCTGCTGTGAACAGAACGCACTGAAGAAACCTGAAGTCCTCATGTGCGTTGTCGTCTAGGCATAACTGCCTCCTTGTTTCGTGCTATCTGGGAACATGAGCGTGATGCTCCGTTCTTTTGTGGATGGACGGTGGAGCCCATGGCCTTCCTGCGCTGTGTGCAATGCGTGCATGGCATGAGCCCACCTCTTGCTTCATGTGATTGGTACTTAGAGGGAGGAATAATGGAGGCATATGTTTCTTCGGTAAAAAACGGTGCCCCGAAAAAACCAAATCAAATTTGTTCAGTCTTTTTCCATCggtttttattttgtttgcacGTTCTTCGGTTGCTATTTTACGAAAACCGAACATTTTGAAAACCGATAAAACCGACCCGATTAAACTGGTGAAACCGAATGCCCACCCATAGTCAGAAGTAAGATGGATCTAAGAATCGCAAAATCATTCATTTTATGACTGCTCAAATCTCGAGTATGCAAGTAagatccttttcccgaagtaaCATGTGGAGAAGAGTTGCCAATGGCCAAACCTGTATCTTATTTGTTACGTACACTTTTAGAGTCTAAAATGGAAAATGACACATAGTCAAAGTTTCCTTCTGTTTTGTGTCATGGAAGTTGATTTGAATCTGTAAAAAGCTTATGGTGCATTGTTTATGGCTACTCTGGCTTAGGTGCCCATAAATCTTTGATGAAGTGATGTGCTTCTCTGTTTGCATTTTTACAGGTAAGATGGGATGATAGTACAGATAGCAGCCACCAAAACAGAGTTTCTCCATGGGAGATCGAGAGAGTTGGTGGCAGTGTCTCGGTTACCCATTCCTTGTCATCTGGGTCTAAGCGAACCAAATTGCACTTTCCTCAAGGCAGTTTGGATACTCCATTTCTTAGTAGGTTCCACAGTCCCAacagtactatatatataatttcatTTACTCATGCATGTTAACTAATTTGCATTAAACTTGTAGATGGAAATGGTCACCCGGACTCCATGGGAACTGAAAATTTCCACAGGGTCTTGCAAGGTCAAGAATTTAGGGGTTCTAGGTCCCATGGTGTTGTATGCTCTGAATCACCTGGTGTACCAAACTTTCAATCTCCTGACAATAGGAGATTTTCTGCTGATATGCGGGGCTACATGATGCCAGCAAGTGGGCCCCCACAGCGGAACACAGAGTTTACTTATCAGCCCATAGGCTTCAGTGAGTCTCTTGGATTCCCAGAGGTCTTGCAAGGTCAAGAAATGTCACAAGTAGTTCCTTTGTTCCGAGGAGCTACTTTTGGCGCTCGTACACAGAATGACAGAGTTGTCTCTGCTAATTCTGTGCATAGATCAGCTGCACAGAGTGGATTGCTAGCTTCAACTCTAGGGCATcccatctcgcagtttactctGTCATCGTCAAAGGTATCTTCTCCCTCGTCGGTTCTGATGTTTAACCAAGCGACAGCTCCAAATCATGAAACAGTAAGCGGAACCAACAACAAAGGTATGCATGTCAGCCAGTTTGCTTCCCAGGAGATGCTCTCAGAAACTGTAACCTGGCCCGGCACACAACGTCAAACGCCGAGCGAAATCACGAGCAACCAGTTCGCCCTGGCGAGAATCCCAGCTCCTCCAAGCGGAGCTGAATCCGGATTGCCCAAGAGGGATGCCGGGAGAAGCAGCTGCAGACTGTTTGGCTTCTCCCTGACAGGCAACATGCTGGGAGAAGATGGAGAAGGCCTAGATGATGGAGCCATTGAAGCTGGTTGCGAAAACCCGCCCGTGCTGGAGCTGTTTGGGCACAGCCATTCTACTCCCGGTGCTCTTCATGCCCTGTGTGCTGCTGCTCCCCTGGGAATGTGATGCTGCTGCAGTACTGATGGTTTGCTCTGGGGAAATGGTCGTTGCATCAAGCTACCTAGCTGAAACAAACTGAATAATGTGTTAGCTACTTCCTAGATTTCTTCGGCACATTCTTGTAAGGATTGCAGCGGCGCCATTTGTATGTTGGTGCCACATGATGCATGTAAGACTGTAACTGTACCTTGAAATTTCGGCTGTTTGTCCGTAGCTTATGACATGAAGACTATGCAGAAGCAGATCCTCGAACTTAACTACACGTAGCATGCTGTATGACTATACGAGTCAACTGCACGTGCAGTTAAGTTGGAGTATCCTGATGGTGTTGTTTTGACAGTTGTGAAGCTAGGCCGCTAGGGTGTTACTTTTCAGCTACTTCACCGAATTATTATtgcaaattatttattttatgtcTATCAAAATATGTGTTtgcaaattatttatttaatgtCTCTCAAATTATGTGTTTTAAAAGAAAAGCTTGTTCTTAACGAGATATACCCGTGCCACCGAAAtggtcataatttttttaaaagagttATCAATAAGATACCACATgagatatatcactccacaaatttaatacatatataaattataaagtaaaaataataaaattgcgAAAATCAATATTTTTAAGGGACGAAAACACTTTTTCCAACAGTGGTGTTCGTACTAGCTTCGGTAGTCTGTCACTTTAATTTGTCTGTTTTGATAGTGTGTCACTTTGTCAGTGGTGTAGAACTGTAGATGTTGGAGGATTGTTTGGATTCGCCGGGTGCACAACAGTAGTTGCTTGATACGGGCACCATGAAACATCAAGATCGATCACGTCAGTGACTAGTCGTCGTACTTGCCATTTTGCAACGTGTCCAATATTATGAGGTTTCGCCAACTCTATCGTTCTCACTGCACCACCCATCCACTCCCTCCTCATCTATCCATTGATTTTCATCGACCTAAGACAGGAGCGCAACATCCCTCCCTTGCTCGACACGACTCCCAGCGAGAGATTGCAAGATCTAGATCAATTGTTGCCACGCCAGTaacaccgtgtttagttccaaacttctaactttttcatcacatcaaaactttcctacacacgtaaactttcaactttttcatagcattgttccaatttcaaccaaatttttaattttgacatgAACTAATTAAACACAGTATAAATGAGAGAGGTAGTGCTCTATATCCCGTTAGCCCCATCAGTGGGGTCCATGGTGTGGCCCGGATTGAGGGGTTCTGATCATGGATCCAGTGACGGGGGCTGGGACCTCTCTCAACATGGCAATGACGATAGTGTCCTTATCAATGAAGTTTTTCTTGGTGGTTGCGTTCGATCTCTCTGTTTTGAGAGAGATTTTCGACGcacacaaaacaaaaaatttcattagcacataattaattaaatattaataattaaaaacttgaaaaatggatttatttgaatttttaaaataacttccatatagaatttgtttttaaaaaaagtatcatttaacagtttaaaaaacgtgctaacaGAAAACTGAGTAAGTTGACGTTTGAAGTTGAGAAATAGAACTAGGCCCTCAACTATTACGAGGGTAGAGCATATAAGAGCTAGAGATTTGAGAAGGCTGCATTATTCCAGGTTCACCTTCTTTGGTGGCAAGGAGAAGCATGTTGTGTTGCAATAGTTTATATTTTAGCATCCTCATCGTTGCGGTTATACTTATAAGCTAAGATTTGAAttctgaaacttttttttaagttgattttgtatttttttcattgtagtttatttacagcatttgcttttgaatagctaagaacatgtatataaaagtctGGTATAGTCATTCAGCGGCAAAAGTTTTACCCACTTTAGCTCATCGTCCAAATTCAATGGCACTTcggcagtactccctccgtcccacaaaaacCAATCTATTACCAGATATTATCCAGATTCgaagtactaggatatgtcacatctaataatattattatgttGATTTTCTACTAGACAGATGGATTATAATTATCTCCACCTCCCAACCATCATAATTAATGTGCATTATTGAGAAACACAAGTAACTACTGACAGTACTGATGCATACTCCATCGGTCCCCATAAAGGAGTCTAGGACTGAATGATGCATACTCCATCGGTTCCCATAAAGGAGTCTAGGACTGAATGTGAaacattctagtacaacgaatctggataaataTATATCCTGGttcatagtattaggatatgtcacatttaATATTGGTGTGGTTTTTTATTAGACGGTGGGAGGAAGACAAATACAATACTTCTAGTGAGGAGACGGATCGATCTTGGAGAGGATAAAATTGGACAGGACGATGCAGGTTGATTAGTGGGCGATCGATCTGCGTAGAAAAGCAAAGCGAGAAATTAACATGAAATAGTATTCAAATTAACACGAGCGTTTAAAAGCTTCTGATCGATCTCCGTCATTTAATCTCCAGAAGCTATAGCTTGATAGGAATTCGGTCACTACTACCTAATCCTGACGATCGACCTGGATCACCTAACTTAATTCCTATAAAAATGGAGCATATATGCACCCCAAGTAGAGATGCACTTGAAAAGTAGCAAGGGATGTGTGGTCTTTACCTCTAAATCTCGTTTTTTACGCAAGTAAAAAACACTAAGTAACCaatcaattaattatttttagggGAAATTAATCATTTTTATTATGGAAGATGAATATACTAGTAATAATACAATTAATTACAGTTAATTAAATGATAGAAAGAGTTACTCCTACAGTAGTGACTTGAGTAGCGCTTCTTTTTTCCAACAAAAGTTAGATAAACTTTTGTATACTcgtggcacgttttttaaactgctaaacggtgtgtttagTGCGAAAatattctatatgaaagttgttcaaaaatataagattaatccatttttcaagtctgtaataattaaaactcaattaattacataTTATTACCACATCTTTttacgtaaaacacttaatttttatctttattttcagGAAATTCAAACACCGCCTAGGTGATGACATTGGATGCAGCTGGCATGTCCACGATCTATATATATGGTGTGTGTCCTCACTATCCGAAGGAAGACAGTGTTACGGGAGCATGGAGCTCACTGAGAGTAAGTGCGATGGCGGGCAAGAAGTTAGCTTGCTGGACGCTCAGCTCGAGCTCTACTGGAACACCTTCGCCGTCATCAAGTCCATGGCTCTCAAGTCGGCGCTAGACCTCCGCATCGCCGACGCAGtccacctccacggcggcgccgccaccttgGCCGAGATAGCCAGCGAGGTGGCCCTCCACCCGTCCAAGATcccctgcctccgccgcctcatGCGCGCGCTCACCGTCTCCggcgtcttcgccgccgccgtcaagcccggagacggtggtggtggtgagcccGTGTACGAGCTCACGCCGTCGTCGCGGCTCCTCGTCGGCTCCTCGAACCTGTCCGGCATCATGTCCATGATCCTCCACCCGACGctcgtcgtccccttcctcggCGTCGGCGAGTGGCTCCGCCGCGACCGCGAGCCGCCGGAGGAGGACCCGTACTGCATCTTCAAGCAGGCGCACGGCCGGAGCCTGTGGGAGCTGGCCGGCCGCGACGCGGCGTTCGACGCGCTCATCAACGACGGGATGGTCTCGGACAGCCGCGTCATCATGGACTACGTCGTGAGGGAGCACGGCGAGGTGTTCCGGGGGATCGCCTCCCtggtcgacctcgccggcgggctcggcgcggcggcgcaggtcATCTCGAAGGCGTTCCCGGAGGTGAGGTGCAGCGTGATGGACCTCGGGCACGTCGTCGCCAAGGCTCCCGCCGGCACCGACGTCGAGTACATCGCCGGCGACATGTTTGAGAGTGTGCCACCGGCAGACGCTGTCTTCCtcaaggtatatatatatgttggtcTCTCAAACCTGCTAACAATTCTCTTGATCACTGTATAATGTCTAATGCAACGTGACATCTCTTATGGGTCATGGGTTCAGTCAACAAATTTTTGATTGTTTTTAAAACAAATTGGTAGGAGAATCTTCGattgtttttcaaaataataGAAGTTTTCATTGATCTTAGTCAATTACATCGCGGTGATGTAATTGCACCATGAACACTCCTAGCATCTACATAGCTAAGATATATagacaaagagagagagagagagagagagagagagatatctCAATGTATTAAAGAGATAGAAAAATGAATATGTTGTCTCAATGTTTGATGCATATTCAGTGGGTTCTACATGACTGGGGCGATGACGATTGCATCAAGATATTAAAGAACTGCAAGAAAGCTATCCCTCCTAGAGACAAAGGAGGAAAGGTGATAATCATGGATATAGTGGTCGGAGCAGGACCGTCTGACCAGAAGCACAGGGAGGTACAAGCGTTGTTCGATATGTACATCATGTTCGTCAATGGCATTGAAAGAGATGAGCAAGAGTGGAAGAAGGTTTTTATGGGGGCTGGATTTAGTGGGTACAAGATTATGCCAGTCCTGGGTTTTAGGTCAATGATCGAGGTGTACCCTTGAAGGTGACACCGGTGATTGTGATTGTGAAATCAATGATTGGTGATTAGTTGCTCGGTGGAGATGTGGAGTGTAGCATGTTTGTTTGTTGTTGTGAGATTCACAATAGTGATGATTGTGTGGGTGTGTTTTCTTGGTTGTATGTGAAATTGTGATTAGAATTCAGACCAATAATAAATTGTGATACTATGTTGTATCGATGTAAACTATAGGAAAACGACACGGGTGGACTATATTTATTCATGCATGCCTAACGTGTGCTCGTCAATTATCACGGATTTAATACTAGAAACAACAATGCAAAATCTTAAAAGCAGAATATAGCATCAAGATATAAATGTCACTGCAATCTATACAAGAATGCGCCACTATAATCTTGGAAGTGGCTAACACAGTATACAAAAATGGGGGAAAATGTTTTAAACTCACGAGGGGGATCCCTCTTTTGTTCAAACACCATTCAAATAGTTgtaaaaaatctaaataaaaaaaacttgaaatcgTTCAAACCATGTACATagactacttaaaaaaaacaagtcaaaactcaactcaTGCAATGAATAGTATTGATACTATTCACGTCTGAATTTGTGTTTTTCGTTTTTTAATTCATAGATCTAGTTTGAATATGACTTTTTTGTGGAGGGGTAAATGTTACTCTACTCTACactgccaaattttttttagaatttttcccATCCATTTACATTGAATTTGAGAGGAAAAGTTAGCATTTGTTTAAGGGATTAAGAATCCTCTCCCAAAAAATAGCGATTTACATCTAGGTATGTTAAAATAAGTTTCACTATGCACTAGGTTGCATCATATAATTGAAGATAATTCTTATAAAGTATGAGTACTATGTACAAATCGTTTTGTATTTAAACTATATTTCACAATGTTCGATTtaaatttcataattttttttatagattttcaTGATCATGTTAGGTGAAACTTACTCCCCTTATAAAAAATTGCTTAGACTCCAAGAGTGTTTTAGTGGTGAGGAACTGTTAACGCCAGAATTTGATAAGCcccaaagtcatcatcggcctagAGTCAATATCGGCTTCAATGTTCTGAAATTGGTCGATGAgaattatcaagtcgccaataatTGGATTCTTAGTAGATTCAGTTAAGAAAATCAATCTATTAAAGGAAGTttatccagaagtgaccgagttGATGGAGTATGTGGCATGataatttatctattaattagaaagagtttgttagtttccttttatctttaggaaagtgtgtttagtgtccgataatgacattatgttttccttttatatttaggaaagttttttttcttgtttaataaggactagtatctacccatgggtataaatatatacactcGGGGTCATTGTAAATTATCTCACAGATCAATACAACTATTCTCGGCAAATCACCACCCTCTttcccgaggtttttacttatcacgACAGAACGTGGCACCTGATGTGGGTCTTCTGCATCGATTTTTGATCTCTGGCGAAGGGTTAAGTCCTACGTTTtgccggcccaggcaattgtatcggctacgttggtgttgttcaaggctacaTCGCTTTGACTTCTTGGGTTGCTCTGGTTCGGTTGAtatttgttgacggtcgttatcaaTCAGTTTCAACCgtcaatactaccaaaatagaggagaactagtgatgcttgcaatgcataaatatgttagaataataatattccactagtattaggtatactaacatTTTGTAGAGAATAACactaaagtgaaggagaatTGACATCAACATAGAAgataaatcaatcggatgatgtcgagaaccagacttatgtatgaatgggctaagaactcagaattgacatgacaaactgggccaaaattcacaagtctacagaGAAAAACAACgaaggaggccaccagccgaaattgggctggattgggccggccctaggttcggccgaaccctcctCAGCGCCATCCGATCCAGGGCTTCGCctggacggtgtggattagcccccaatgacggttggagggtatttccaaccattccaaccgtcattgggaggctataaaaggagttctcatcctcacttcactcacacacctcaagcaatagctctctcatttatctcaagtttagtttagtagtatctagttggtggaatagaaataaagtagaaatcaggagtccagaagtcttcggaagagttcgggtatggctctagtagcttttctcttctcttttgtaagctttgtacttttattagaatactcttctaaatacatttatggtattgaaatactttccgagtatctgagtacctactttacattatgttcatgttatactgaatatacggctagcttatctgggagatgctttggtgcatGTATAATGTTTGTTTATGCAATTACTCTGTCATGACGATGAaattagagtagtatttggtagtttagacgtggtgtctagattacaagatatcattatttggggttatatattgcggatgagaggtgtgccgctgatggtgacagctcagtacgggtattcctccgcgccagtatataatcctaagttaattccctggggagggtattcctccgtatttagccccggttgtatggtcatgacgggctgtcgtaaggaactcggcagccAGGGGTGGCTtttcgaagtaccaggaggacatcagatagagggtattagctagtatattgGTTAACTaggtatgtatactatgtatattagaagtatagaaatatattttctttctcttttctttccacttagcctagataatatattatgagaatgagtagtaatgcatgtgtgtcactctacccttggattatcttaactcctgcttagaatatgattatcacaagtaatatataaattattagtcaatgtTCCTCTACATGATTGCAATGATGCATTCTTGTATGGATGGCAGCGACATTTGTATCTTGATGCTACATTCTGCTTTTAAGATTTTGCATTgatgtttcaattattaaatcAATGATGATTGACGAGCATGTGCTTGGcatgtataaatatatatagtccaCGTGTACCGTTCTACTATAGTTTACATCACATACAACGTAGTACCACACTTTATTATTGGTCCAAATTCCAATCACAATTTCACATACAACCAAGAAAACACACCCATACAATGATCACTATTGTGAATCTCACAACAACAAACAAACATTCTAACAGTCCACATCTCCACACACCAACTAATCACCAGGGTCGCCTTCAAGGGTAGACCTCGATCATTGACCTGAAACCTAGGATCGGCATAATCTTGTACCCACTGAATCCAGCCTCCACAAAAACCTTCTTCCACTCTTGCTCATCTCTTTCGATGCCATTGACCAACATGATGTACATATCGAACAACGCTTGTACCTCCCTGTGCTTCTGGTCAGACGGCCCTGCTCCGACCACTATGTCCATGATTATGACCTTCCCTCCTTTGTCTCTAGGAGTGATGGATTTTTTGCAGTTCTTCAATATCTTGATGCAATCGTTATCGCCCCAATCATGTAGAACCCACTGAATATGCAGCAAACATtaagacaacaaaaaaaatgtaaatatatttctctctctctctctctctctctctctctctctatatatatatatatatatatatatatatatatatatatatatatatatatatatatatatatatatatatatatatatatatatatatatatatatatatcttagcTATGTAGATGTTAGGAGTGTTTATGGTGCAATTACATCGATCAAtggatgtactccctccgttctaaaatgtaagcatttttagttatgaatctggacaactgtgtgtccagatttatagtcaaaatttgctatattttaggacggaagtAGTAATTGACTAGGATCAATGAAaacttttattattttgaaaaacaaCCGAAGATTCTCCCGCCAGTTCGTTATAAATTTGTTGGTTCTTCGTTATGGACTAAACCCATAAAGATGTCACGTTGGATTATACATTAGACACTGATCAAGAGAATTGTTAGCAGGTTTAATTAATTTTGATAGACcgacatatatattttatatatacctTGAGGAAGACAGCGTCTGCCGGTGGCACACTCTCAAACATGTCGCCGGCGATGTACTCGACGTCGGTGCCGGCGGGAGCCTTGGCGACGACGTGCCCGAGGTCCATCACGCTGCACCTCACCTCCGGGAACGCCTTCGAGATgacctgcgccgccgcgccgagcccgccggcgaggtcgaccaGGGAGGCGATCCCCCGGAACACCTCGCCGTGCTCCCTCACGACGTAGTCCATGATGACGCGGCTGTCCGAGACCATCCCGTCGTTGATGAGCGCGTCGAACGCCGCGTCGCGGCCGGCCAGCTCCCACAGGCTCCGGCCGTGCGCCTGCTTGAAGATGCAGTACGGGTCCTCCTCCGGCGGCTCGCGGTCGCGGCGGAGCCACTCGCCGACGccgaggaaggggacgacgagCGTCGGGTGGAGGATCATGGACATGATGCCGGACAGGTTCGAGGAGCCGACGAGGAGCCGCGACGACGGCGTGAGCTCGTACACgggctcaccaccaccaccgtctccgggcttgacggcggcggcgaagacgccGGAGACGGTGAGCGCGCGCatgaggcggcggaggcaggggATCTTGGACGGGTGGAGGGCCACCTCGCTGGCTATCTCGGCcaaggtggcggcgccgccatggcggtggacggcgtcggcgatgcCGAGGTCTAGCGCCGACTTGAGTGCCATGGACTTGATGACGGCGAAGGTGTTCGAGTAGAGCTCGAGCTGAGCATCCAGCAAGCTAACTTCCTGCCCGCCATTGCACTTGTTCTTACTGAGCTCCAAGCTCCCCATGACATGCACTGCCTTAATTAGTTTGATCTGTGTCTTCTCTTCAGACAGGGAGGACACACCATTTATATAGATCGTGGACGTGCCAGTTGCACTCGATCAATGGCATCACCTACTCAATGGCATCACCTGTATTTGAAATCCTCTTAAAATACGTATGTCCGAAGACCACTCTCCTAAATTTTCATACACATTTGCCACCCGGACCCACATGCCAGCCTCATCATCATTCGAAAAAATGAGATGTGGGACCAGGTAACGGCTGAGACTGACATGTAGGCCTAGGTGGCAAATGTGCATGGAGATTAATTTGGGAGAATGGTATTTGGGCATGTGCATTTCAGTAGGAAGTTGCTACTTACTTTTCTAGAATTTATAACTAATTATTGTATTACTATTCATCTTCCACTATAAAAATATTAGTTTTCCTCTAAAAgtagttagttaattaattaattattagtgtCGTTTTACATGTGATGCACATGCTCCATTATTATAGGAAGTTGGGTGATCCAGCTCGATCGTCAGGGTTGGCCGGATTTATAGGTTGCTCTAGCTTTCGAAGATTAAATGACAGATAAAAA
This window encodes:
- the LOC4339313 gene encoding auxin response factor 14; amino-acid sequence: MGIDLNTVEEEAEEGAAAAVCGELWHACAGPGVALPRRGSALVYLPQAHLAADGGGGEVPPAGAAAVPPHVACRVVGVELRADAATDEVYARLALVAEGEMLQRNFREGGGEDGAGEMEGCDAEKKPRMPHMFCKTLTASDTSTHGGFSVPRRAAEDCFPPLDYKTVRPSQELIAVDLHGTQWKFRHIYRGQPRRHLLTIGWSSFVNRKKLVSGDAVLFLRGDDGQLRLGVRRAVQLRNEALFEPVNSSDSKLRILSSVASSLENKSVFHICFNPRSGASEFIVPYWRLLKSLNHPFSIGMRFRVCYESEDANERSAGLISGISEVDPIRWPGSRWKCLLVRWDDSTDSSHQNRVSPWEIERVGGSVSVTHSLSSGSKRTKLHFPQGSLDTPFLNGNGHPDSMGTENFHRVLQGQEFRGSRSHGVVCSESPGVPNFQSPDNRRFSADMRGYMMPASGPPQRNTEFTYQPIGFSESLGFPEVLQGQEMSQVVPLFRGATFGARTQNDRVVSANSVHRSAAQSGLLASTLGHPISQFTLSSSKVSSPSSVLMFNQATAPNHETVSGTNNKGMHVSQFASQEMLSETVTWPGTQRQTPSEITSNQFALARIPAPPSGAESGLPKRDAGRSSCRLFGFSLTGNMLGEDGEGLDDGAIEAGCENPPVLELFGHSHSTPGALHALCAAAPLGM
- the LOC4339315 gene encoding O-methyltransferase ZRP4, which translates into the protein MGSLELSKNKCNGGQEVSLLDAQLELYSNTFAVIKSMALKSALDLGIADAVHRHGGAATLAEIASEVALHPSKIPCLRRLMRALTVSGVFAAAVKPGDGGGGEPVYELTPSSRLLVGSSNLSGIMSMILHPTLVVPFLGVGEWLRRDREPPEEDPYCIFKQAHGRSLWELAGRDAAFDALINDGMVSDSRVIMDYVVREHGEVFRGIASLVDLAGGLGAAAQVISKAFPEVRCSVMDLGHVVAKAPAGTDVEYIAGDMFESVPPADAVFLKWVLHDWGDNDCIKILKNCKKSITPRDKGGKVIIMDIVVGAGPSDQKHREVQALFDMYIMLVNGIERDEQEWKKVFVEAGFSGYKIMPILGFRSMIEVYP
- the LOC4339314 gene encoding O-methyltransferase ZRP4, whose amino-acid sequence is MELTESKCDGGQEVSLLDAQLELYWNTFAVIKSMALKSALDLRIADAVHLHGGAATLAEIASEVALHPSKIPCLRRLMRALTVSGVFAAAVKPGDGGGGEPVYELTPSSRLLVGSSNLSGIMSMILHPTLVVPFLGVGEWLRRDREPPEEDPYCIFKQAHGRSLWELAGRDAAFDALINDGMVSDSRVIMDYVVREHGEVFRGIASLVDLAGGLGAAAQVISKAFPEVRCSVMDLGHVVAKAPAGTDVEYIAGDMFESVPPADAVFLKWVLHDWGDDDCIKILKNCKKAIPPRDKGGKVIIMDIVVGAGPSDQKHREVQALFDMYIMFVNGIERDEQEWKKVFMGAGFSGYKIMPVLGFRSMIEVYP
- the LOC4339313 gene encoding auxin response factor 14 isoform X1 → MGIDLNTVEEEAEEGAAAAVCGELWHACAGPGVALPRRGSALVYLPQAHLAADGGGGEVPPAGAAAVPPHVACRVVGVELRADAATDEVYARLALVAEGEMLQRNFREGGGEDGAGEMEGCDAEKKPRMPHMFCKTLTASDTSTHGGFSVPRRAAEDCFPPLVIHLKEKLDYKTVRPSQELIAVDLHGTQWKFRHIYRGQPRRHLLTIGWSSFVNRKKLVSGDAVLFLRGDDGQLRLGVRRAVQLRNEALFEPVNSSDSKLRILSSVASSLENKSVFHICFNPRSGASEFIVPYWRLLKSLNHPFSIGMRFRVCYESEDANERSAGLISGISEVDPIRWPGSRWKCLLVRWDDSTDSSHQNRVSPWEIERVGGSVSVTHSLSSGSKRTKLHFPQGSLDTPFLNGNGHPDSMGTENFHRVLQGQEFRGSRSHGVVCSESPGVPNFQSPDNRRFSADMRGYMMPASGPPQRNTEFTYQPIGFSESLGFPEVLQGQEMSQVVPLFRGATFGARTQNDRVVSANSVHRSAAQSGLLASTLGHPISQFTLSSSKVSSPSSVLMFNQATAPNHETVSGTNNKGMHVSQFASQEMLSETVTWPGTQRQTPSEITSNQFALARIPAPPSGAESGLPKRDAGRSSCRLFGFSLTGNMLGEDGEGLDDGAIEAGCENPPVLELFGHSHSTPGALHALCAAAPLGM